The Pyxidicoccus sp. MSG2 DNA segment GGCATCCTGGTCATGAGTGACCGGCTCGTCGCCGCCATCCAGCGCGCGGGAGTCACCAACCTGCAGACCTTCCCGGCCGTCCTCAACGACGCCCGGCGTGGGTTGCGACTGCCCGGCTTTCAGGTAGTGCAGATTCTTGGACGCATCAAGGCGGCGGACCCGAACGAATCCACTGTCTATGATCCGGATGGCATCGGCCGGGACGTCATCGGCTTCGAAAAGCTGGTCATCGACGACGAGGCTGCCCACGGGCTCCTGTTGTTCCGCATGCTGGAGTCCGCCTCCACCATCATCGTCCATGAGAAGGTGAAGCAGGAGCTGGACAAGGAGCAGTGGCAGTTCGTCTCCGTGCACCCCACCGACGAGAATCCGGACCCGCTCGACCTGAATGGTTATGCGGGTACCCAGCGAACCACTCCGAGGGACGAAGAGGACGAAGAGGACGAAGAGGACGAAGAGGACGAAGAGGACAACACTGACGATGACGCAGAAGACGACAACGTGTCGTAAAGCGAAGACGAACCGTAATGGCTCCCAAGAAACCCCTGACCTCCTCTCCCGTGTACTACCAACTGCAGCCCACTCCGGTGCTCGAAGGCGTCTATGACGTCCGGAAGCCCGACCTCGAGGTGCGCTGGCTCTCGGGTCAGTCCATTTCCACCCCTCTGCCCAATCCCATCGAGATAGAGCTGGATGACCGGTTCGGCACCCGGATGGCCGACATCTTCATCCGCGGCATCCTGGTCATGAGCGACCGGCTCGTCGCCGCCATCCAGCGCGCGGGAGTCACCAACCTGCAGACCTTCCCGGCTGTCCTCAACGACGCCCAGCGCGGGTTGAGGCTGCCTGGTTTTCAGGCCGTGCAGATTGTCGGCACCATCAAGGCGGCGGACATGAAGAAGTCCATCGCCCATGACCCGGACAACATCGGTCGCGACATCGTCGGCTTCCAAAAGCTGGTCATCGACCCGAAGGCGGCCCGCGGCGCGCTGATGTTCCGCATGCTGGAGTCCGCCTCCACCATCATCGTCCATGAGAAGGTGAAGCAGGAGCTGGACAAGGAGCAGTGGCAGTTCGTCTCCGTGCACCCCACCGACGAGAAGCCCTTTCCACTCGACCTGGAGAATTGGGCCGCCGACTTCCAGGAAGTGCTCCAGGCAGGGAGAGCGGCTCGTTCGAAGAAGAAGCCCGTGAAGAAGAAGGGCGCTGCCAGGAAGAGCAAAGCCACTTCGAAATCGAAGCGAGCTGCCTCCAAGCCCAAAGCCCCATCCCGGCCAAAGGGGCGCTCCCGGAAGCAGGCCTCACCCGCGACGCGGCGTCCGCGCGGCAAGCGCTGAGCCGCGAGGGCGCAGGCATGTCCACGCAGTCACGCTGGGAGCGCCGACCCATGGCCCTTCAACCACGCCGGGAGCCGGTACAGACTCCCCGACAGCGCTCACACGGAGGGACGGACGGCCATGATTCAGGGATTGGATCACGTTCAGCTCGCCATGCCCCGGGGGCAGGAGCCCCAGGGGCGGGCCTTCTACGGGGGACTGCTCGGGCTGGGTGAAGTGCCCAAGCCACCCGAACTGGCGAAACGCGGGGGCCTCTGGTTCGAGCTCGCGGACGGGCGCGGGCTGCACCTGGGCGTCGAGGACCCCTTCCTGCCCGCGAAGAAGGCCCACCCGGCCTTCCGCGTGTCGACGCTGGATGCGCTCGCGGAAGCGCTGCGCGCGTCGGGGCACCCGGTGTCATGGGACGACTCGGTGCCGGAGGTGCGGCGGTTCCACAGCGCGGACCCGTTCGGCAACCGGCTGGAGTTCCAGGCCGTGGGGCCTCACGGAAGCTGAACCTTCCCGTCACACGGGTGCGGTCAGCCGTTCTCCTCCGCGCCCCCTGCCTCCCGGGACGGCCGGTACGGTGCTGCTCCGGCCCGCTGCCTGCGCTTCGCCTGCCCGGCCCGAATCTTCACGGTGACAGGAGCCCAGCCATGCCCACCACCTACTGCCTCACCCGCTCCGAATTCGTGACGGTCCGAGAGCACTCCCCCGACGCGCTCGTGGTGGAGGTCGAATACAGCCCGCAGGGCCCGCCGCCGCCGCCCCACTTCCACCCGTCGCAGTACGAGCGGTTCGAGGTCATCGTCGGCGCCCTGCGTGCCGTGGTGGATGGGAAGGAGCACACGCTGCACGCCGGGGACGTGCTCGACGTTCCCCAGGGCGCGGTGCACCAGTTGTGGAATCCCGGCGACACGCCCACGCACGCCACCTGGAGCACGCGGCCCGCCGGGCGCACCCGCGAGTGGTTCGCCGCGTTGGACTCCCTCCAGCGCCAGGGCCGCACGGGAAGCAAGGGCACTCCCGGTCCGCTCGCCCTCGCCGTGCTGCTCACGGCCTACCGCGACACCCTCCGGCTCGCACTGCGGCCCCGGTTCCTGGTGAGCGCGGCGCTCGGGGTGCTCGCGGCGGTGGGGCGCCTGCGAGGTCACCGCCTTCCCACTCCGCCACGCCCGACGCCCGTTCGGGCGGTCTGAAGAGCGCGGCGGCCCATTGCGCGAATTCGCCACACGCGGTGGACCGCTCCACCGCGTGCCAGCGACTGTCCGTTACGGAGTGGCGGGCTGCGTGTCCGCGGGCTTCGCTTCCTGCGGCTGCTCGCCCTGCGTCTCACCGGCGGGAGCCGCCGCGACGGCCGGCTTGCCAGCGGGCTTCTCACCAGCGGGCTTCTCGCCAGCGGCCTTCTCACCAGCGGGCTTCTCGCGCTTCGCGGCCACGGCGGCCTGGCGGACCAGCTCGCGGGCCTTCTGGGCGACCTTCGGCGTGGGGGCCAGAATCATGAACATCAGACGCCCTTCCATCCGGGGCGGCTGCTCCACGATGGCCACTTCCTTCAGGTCCTTCGCCACGTCGTCGAGGATGGCGGTGCCCTGCTCCTTGTGCGTGATTTCACGCCCGCGGAACTGGATGACGACCTTCGCCTTGTTCCCGTCCTCGATGAACCGCCGCATGTTGCGGACCTTGAACTCGTAGTCGTGTTCCTCCGTCTTCGGGCGGAGCTTCACTTCCTTGAGCAGGACCGTCACCTGGGCGCGCTTCGCCTCGGCGGCCTTCTTCTTCTCCTCGTACTTGAACTTGCCGTAGTCCATGATCTTGCAGACCGGTGGACTTGCCATGGGGCTGATTTCGACGAGGTCGAGCCCCTCGGTACGAGCAAGGTCGAGAGCCGCTTCGAGCGGCATGACCCCGAGCTGCCCGCCGTCGGACCCCACGACGCGGACCTCGCGAGCGCGGATACGGCGGTTGGTTCTCTGATCGCGGCTCCCGCCGCGGCTGCTTCTCTGTTCGCGAATGATGTGAAGCTCCTTTGAAATTCGGTTTCAGCCCTGTCGCCTCTAAAGGTGTGACAGGTCACTCCGGTACAACAAGCTGCCGGACAGGGATGTGAGGCAGCCCACCCTTCCCGCGTCCAGCGCCCGGCAGGTCGCTCTCCTAATACAAGAGCGCCTCCAGGTGCCCGCTCGCCCGGAAGGAGGGGGTCGCCGCGCCGGACTCTCCCCGACCCGGGACGGTAACGCCAGAGATAACGCAGCACCCGCCCCCCTGCCGTGGAACCCCACGACGGGTGACAGCGCCGGAGCGGCGACGGACGGCACGGTGCTGGAGTGGACAGGGCCCATTT contains these protein-coding regions:
- the infC gene encoding translation initiation factor IF-3 codes for the protein MSKELHIIREQRSSRGGSRDQRTNRRIRAREVRVVGSDGGQLGVMPLEAALDLARTEGLDLVEISPMASPPVCKIMDYGKFKYEEKKKAAEAKRAQVTVLLKEVKLRPKTEEHDYEFKVRNMRRFIEDGNKAKVVIQFRGREITHKEQGTAILDDVAKDLKEVAIVEQPPRMEGRLMFMILAPTPKVAQKARELVRQAAVAAKREKPAGEKAAGEKPAGEKPAGKPAVAAAPAGETQGEQPQEAKPADTQPATP
- a CDS encoding glyoxalase, which codes for MIQGLDHVQLAMPRGQEPQGRAFYGGLLGLGEVPKPPELAKRGGLWFELADGRGLHLGVEDPFLPAKKAHPAFRVSTLDALAEALRASGHPVSWDDSVPEVRRFHSADPFGNRLEFQAVGPHGS
- a CDS encoding imm11 family protein — its product is MAPKKPLTSSPVYYQLQPTPVLEGVYDVRKPDLEVRWLSGQSISTPLPNPIEIELDDRFGTRMADIFIRGILVMSDRLVAAIQRAGVTNLQTFPAVLNDAQRGLRLPGFQAVQIVGTIKAADMKKSIAHDPDNIGRDIVGFQKLVIDPKAARGALMFRMLESASTIIVHEKVKQELDKEQWQFVSVHPTDEKPFPLDLENWAADFQEVLQAGRAARSKKKPVKKKGAARKSKATSKSKRAASKPKAPSRPKGRSRKQASPATRRPRGKR
- a CDS encoding imm11 family protein, whose protein sequence is MYYRLCPTPVLEGVYDVRKPDLEVRWLSGQSISTPLPNPIELELDDRFGTRMADIFERGILVMSDRLVAAIQRAGVTNLQTFPAVLNDARRGLRLPGFQVVQILGRIKAADPNESTVYDPDGIGRDVIGFEKLVIDDEAAHGLLLFRMLESASTIIVHEKVKQELDKEQWQFVSVHPTDENPDPLDLNGYAGTQRTTPRDEEDEEDEEDEEDEEDNTDDDAEDDNVS
- a CDS encoding cupin domain-containing protein — encoded protein: MPTTYCLTRSEFVTVREHSPDALVVEVEYSPQGPPPPPHFHPSQYERFEVIVGALRAVVDGKEHTLHAGDVLDVPQGAVHQLWNPGDTPTHATWSTRPAGRTREWFAALDSLQRQGRTGSKGTPGPLALAVLLTAYRDTLRLALRPRFLVSAALGVLAAVGRLRGHRLPTPPRPTPVRAV